In the genome of Arabidopsis thaliana chromosome 4, partial sequence, the window AATGGTATATTTACACGTCTATATTTGTGGGTGTGACCAAGTCGATTCACAAGTTGCTATATGCGGAAAGTAGTAGACGAAATCAAAATCCAGAAACatgtgatatttttatttgtcttctttaGCGATAAAAGCAATTTTGTGAGAAAATTGTAGTTGATTTGTTGGGTATATGTCCATTTCAAACATTGCATCACCACTGTTCACACTTCATGCACTTATATTACATGGGAATTCATGTGTACTCTTCAAACAAAACGATCGATATATGAAGAGGAAGTATATAAGGAGGATAACATtacatttattatataaaaaacattacatttttaaaaatgaccACGAGATAATAATCTTTGTTTCGGTCCAAATTAATACTATTGGCccaaatgagttttttttttaatgatccTAACTCGAAATATTCTTGAGTAAATGTATTTGtaactataaataaataatttttcatttatccAGAATATATCACATGTTAAAATTGCCACATGCTACATAATTCTGTTGCcgacaaaatcataaattgAGTAGGCGTAACGACAGTAATTAAGGACCTGGAGAACTCGAAGATTTACAAAGAAAcatttaacaaataatttgaaGTGATAAGGATTTGACTTTGGTTACAATATGACGAGCTAAACTAGCGTCCAtatgaaatgttttaaaatttatatttttattgttagaTCCAACGACTCCcaaataaagttgaaaatagTGTTGACTTTGTGGATATATTAATCACACTATTGTTTTGACAAACAGATTATCAAAGTCTCCTCCGTTCGTTTGTAGTCAACTGCTTTTTGACTTTATGGTGTTGATGATTTCTAATGGTATCCTACTCACTACTACATATAACATATgcaaactaataataatattatgattttttggGGGTTAAAATAGTATTATGGTTGGagttaagaaacaaaaaaagtttattatgAATGTATGATTGTTCTCAACAAAAGAACGCCAAATATTATGATACTTGTAGTTATTATAAAAGttaatcatattattttatgtatgtCGTCTATGAAACTAGACTAATGATGAACATCTTTGTAGAAACAATTTATGATCCTTACTTATTAGGTCTGATTGATGATCAAATTAATAGAACTGCTTTctgtaaagaaagaaaattgacaAGCTTAACTCCCAAACTTTCGTGGTATATATCTTCATTTTTGAGGAATTGTAGAAACATCAAGTCCTAGGATTCCCATTCTTTCAGCATCACCTTGAGCTCGATTAACGAGAGCATAATAAAGGTAGCTTTTTCGCTTAAATAAATGACCGATgataaacattaaaatagaaatataataaaacgATATCATCATTTATTCATATTGCAAAGAGCAAAAATCTTTGTGTAATACACTTCTAgggcttttcttctttcacgCCTTCAACATTTTAAGAGatcagacaaacaaaaaacatgatttaacCTAAGTACATTGGCATATAATATCTGTATCTATTAATGATCTAATTAATCCATCATCTACTCATTATCGTATAGAGGATAATCAATGAAGGAGCTAATATCGTGATCCAAGTAGTTGTTATTGATCAGGATCTCGGTTCCGTCAAAGCCATTTTCTACCGTGTTGTTGTTGGCTATCTCATCAAATAGCTCGGCCTGGAAATTCTCAAACCCGTCCATAAAGAACATATCTGGTTGATCATGATCATTGTGATTGACGGTGTAGTGAGACATTTGTAAAGATGAATTATTAGTACCAATACTACTAGTACTGCTCATGGAGTTCAATGATGGGGAtgcatgatgatgataagatGAAGCAGCTGCATCATAatcaacatcaaacaaaaccttGTTTGGTTCCCAAGAAAATGGTTCCAATATCTGATTCTTGATCATGCTTTGTTCTTCCATGGCAAAAGCTCTCATTGATGGATCCACCACTTGATTATATAATGTTTGGTTCGATTTGGTGTTCTCATCATGAAAGATTTGGATCTGGTTCTGactcgatgatgatgatgttgttccACGCTCAAATTTGACATTaagttgttgatgaaatgccTTCCCTTGCTTGCTcaatagcttcttcttcagcctcGTGTTCCAATAGTTTTTGATGTCGTTGTCTGTTCTTCCCGGTAATTGTGAAGCAATGATAGACCACCttcattttaataaatatacacCAATTATTGATGCAGcgtttaaataaaatcatatctATATCATATAGGATAATAGGAATATATAAGAGATCTAGCTAGGTAACAAACCTGCTTCCAATAGTAATGTAAAGGCTGCAAATGATgtaatcttcttcatcggtGAAGCCTCCATGCTTTAAGTTAGGCCTCAAGTAATTAAGCCATCTCAAACGACAACTCTTCCCGCACCTCTTTATCCCTTCTcatcaaaatgtaaaattgttAAGTATTATATGTCACAACTATAAAGtatataaaagaatttaaaatcaaacaaaggaTTTTATAGAAATACCAATTCTCTGAGGGAGGGAAATCCAGTTGTTGCCGGTGCCGTGTTTTTCGATGTAAGACTTAAGCACGGCATCTTCCTCCGTCGACCATGGCCCTTTCTTCACCGCCATCTTGTCGCAGCACGGTGCTcttcccattttcttcttattctttttttttaccttctttcacttttagatttttggattagtttttatttccCTTCCCCTCAATCTTGTTCTCTAGGTATTTATCTTCTATAGTCTCTCCactatatgtgtatatatatgagcAAGTTAGCTTTATGAAGAATGATGACAAGTGGGTTTCTGTCTGTacatgtatgtatatggtGAGAAAAAGGCAATGATATCAAGGGAAGAATCGGTCTCCTAACATTCAAATAAATGTGAATATGactaagaaatatattatcGTAAGCAAACTTTATGAAAGTAATATTATGTTACAAATATTTCAAGACTGAAAAGAGAGGAAATGTAGTAAAGAGCCAACAAATGGGATTATTATTTGTCCGTGTGGTCCAGCTTATGTGATAACATATTTCAGTGTGAATTACTGTAATTTAATCCACCATGCACCTCTAACCTccagttatatatataaatgtacaACTAGTATAATGGAGTTGATAACTATAAtgattttatcatattttaaatatttatactaGTAGTTTCAATGTTTAGAATATGCCTGATCCAGTATATTCAACGAGCTTTTGTGTAAGAAATTTAGGATTCACAACTTTGAT includes:
- the MYB87 gene encoding myb domain protein 87 (myb domain protein 87 (MYB87); CONTAINS InterPro DOMAIN/s: SANT, DNA-binding (InterPro:IPR001005), Myb, DNA-binding (InterPro:IPR014778), Homeodomain-like (InterPro:IPR009057), Myb transcription factor (InterPro:IPR015495), HTH transcriptional regulator, Myb-type, DNA-binding (InterPro:IPR017930), Homeodomain-related (InterPro:IPR012287); BEST Arabidopsis thaliana protein match is: myb domain protein 68 (TAIR:AT5G65790.1); Has 8573 Blast hits to 8093 proteins in 467 species: Archae - 0; Bacteria - 0; Metazoa - 622; Fungi - 441; Plants - 5850; Viruses - 3; Other Eukaryotes - 1657 (source: NCBI BLink).), with the translated sequence MGRAPCCDKMAVKKGPWSTEEDAVLKSYIEKHGTGNNWISLPQRIGIKRCGKSCRLRWLNYLRPNLKHGGFTDEEDYIICSLYITIGSRWSIIASQLPGRTDNDIKNYWNTRLKKKLLSKQGKAFHQQLNVKFERGTTSSSSSQNQIQIFHDENTKSNQTLYNQVVDPSMRAFAMEEQSMIKNQILEPFSWEPNKVLFDVDYDAAASSYHHHASPSLNSMSSTSSIGTNNSSLQMSHYTVNHNDHDQPDMFFMDGFENFQAELFDEIANNNTVENGFDGTEILINNNYLDHDISSFIDYPLYDNE